A part of Curtobacterium sp. MCLR17_036 genomic DNA contains:
- a CDS encoding LamG domain-containing protein has translation MRPLRLRDGRLVALVLVLALVALVFAVGSAPTRSAFSAKVTNSGNTAATATYFTCTGAVGADTTNAVFAYRLTEASNATTAVDWSGKGANGSYQGAMTATTPSPNACPRDPGSSYQLNGSTSFVSTPASVRNPTTFSEEVWFRTTVAGGLLIGFGSNQVATSGQHDRQVYLNTSGQLVFGTYSGTTQVVTSPKAYNDGAWHHVVATMSASTGMRLYADGTLVASNAAFTAPENYTGYWRIGYDTISGWPGAPANYSFTGSMRYAAVYSTVLTQAQVTAHAAAGS, from the coding sequence ATGAGGCCCCTGCGTCTGCGCGACGGCCGGCTCGTCGCCCTCGTCCTCGTCCTCGCACTCGTCGCCCTCGTGTTCGCGGTCGGCTCCGCCCCGACGCGGTCCGCGTTCTCCGCCAAGGTCACGAACTCCGGCAACACCGCGGCGACCGCGACCTACTTCACCTGCACCGGCGCGGTCGGCGCCGACACCACCAACGCCGTCTTCGCCTACCGGCTGACCGAGGCGTCGAACGCCACGACCGCGGTGGACTGGTCCGGCAAGGGCGCGAACGGCAGCTACCAGGGCGCCATGACCGCGACCACCCCGTCCCCCAACGCCTGCCCGCGCGACCCCGGCAGCTCCTACCAGCTGAACGGTTCGACGAGCTTCGTCTCGACGCCGGCCTCGGTCCGGAACCCGACGACGTTCAGCGAAGAGGTCTGGTTCCGCACGACGGTCGCCGGGGGCCTGCTCATCGGCTTCGGCAGCAACCAGGTCGCCACCTCCGGCCAGCACGACCGGCAGGTGTACCTCAACACGAGCGGGCAGCTGGTGTTCGGGACGTACAGCGGGACGACGCAGGTCGTCACCTCGCCGAAGGCGTACAACGACGGCGCCTGGCACCACGTCGTCGCGACGATGTCCGCGAGCACCGGCATGCGGTTGTACGCCGACGGCACCCTCGTCGCCTCGAACGCGGCCTTCACCGCCCCGGAGAACTACACGGGCTACTGGCGCATCGGTTACGACACGATCAGCGGCTGGCCGGGAGCACCCGCCAACTACTCGTTCACCGGCTCGATGCGGTACGCAGCCGTGTACAGCACGGTGTTGACCCAGGCCCAGGTGACCGCACACGCCGCCGCCGGCTCCTGA
- a CDS encoding FGGY family carbohydrate kinase → MSQQLVAGVDSSTQSCKVTIRDAATGAVVREGRASHPDGTSVDPRHWWDALGAAVADAGGLDDVDAVAIAGQQHGLVALDADGRVVRDALLWNDVRSADAAAQMVEELGREAWVARTGLVPVASFTGTKLRWLRDAEPENAASVAAVALPHDWLSWRLRGHGPADESPLGPDLDALATDASDASGTAHWDPVRREYDPELFELALGRPMRVASDGVSGASSAQSSVRNQVPDGEPRKSAVQSPEPGSAGSSDAVVVPRVVAPDEAMGTLSTDVELPGGAVARSGLVVGAGLGDNAGAALGLGLGPGDVAVSLGTSGTVFGVSDAEVRDPSGTVAGFADGTGSRLPIVTTLNAARVLEVIGGLLGVDHGELGELALQAPAGADGLVLVPYFVGERTPNRPDATASLLGMTPATTDRAHLARAAVEGMLCALADGLAAVQDTGVTVERLLLIGGAARNPAVRTVAAQVFGRDVLVPEPGEYVAAGAAKQAAWALTGALPTWDTATTTVPSDPHPDVLEQYRAVAR, encoded by the coding sequence TTGAGCCAGCAGCTCGTCGCCGGGGTCGACTCGTCGACCCAGTCCTGCAAGGTCACCATCCGTGACGCCGCGACCGGTGCGGTCGTCCGCGAGGGACGCGCGTCCCACCCGGACGGCACCTCGGTCGACCCCCGCCACTGGTGGGACGCCCTCGGTGCCGCCGTCGCCGACGCCGGCGGCCTCGACGACGTCGATGCCGTCGCCATCGCCGGGCAGCAGCACGGCTTGGTGGCGCTCGACGCCGACGGCCGCGTGGTCCGCGACGCCCTGCTCTGGAACGACGTGCGCAGTGCGGATGCGGCCGCGCAGATGGTCGAGGAGCTCGGCCGGGAGGCGTGGGTCGCCCGGACGGGGCTGGTGCCGGTCGCGTCGTTCACCGGCACCAAGCTGCGGTGGCTCCGCGACGCGGAGCCCGAGAACGCAGCCAGCGTGGCGGCCGTCGCGCTGCCGCACGACTGGCTGTCGTGGCGGCTCCGCGGCCACGGCCCGGCGGACGAGAGTCCGCTCGGCCCCGACCTCGACGCCCTGGCGACGGACGCGTCCGACGCCAGCGGCACGGCGCACTGGGACCCGGTGCGCCGCGAGTACGACCCGGAGCTGTTCGAGCTCGCGCTCGGGCGGCCGATGCGCGTCGCCAGCGACGGTGTGTCGGGCGCGTCGTCCGCCCAGTCGTCCGTCCGGAACCAGGTTCCGGACGGAGAACCGCGGAAGAGCGCGGTGCAGAGTCCGGAACCTGGTTCCGCGGGCTCGTCGGACGCCGTGGTCGTGCCCCGCGTGGTCGCTCCCGACGAGGCGATGGGCACCCTGTCCACCGACGTGGAGCTGCCCGGCGGCGCGGTCGCGCGGTCGGGCCTCGTCGTCGGCGCCGGACTCGGCGACAACGCGGGGGCAGCGCTCGGCCTGGGTCTCGGCCCGGGCGACGTCGCGGTGTCCCTCGGCACGAGCGGCACGGTCTTCGGGGTCAGCGACGCCGAGGTGCGCGACCCGAGCGGGACCGTGGCGGGCTTCGCCGACGGGACCGGGTCGCGCCTCCCGATCGTCACGACGCTCAACGCGGCCCGCGTGCTCGAGGTGATCGGCGGCCTGCTCGGCGTCGACCACGGCGAGCTCGGCGAGCTGGCGCTGCAGGCGCCGGCCGGGGCCGACGGCCTCGTCCTGGTGCCGTACTTCGTCGGCGAGCGCACGCCCAACCGGCCGGACGCGACCGCATCGCTGCTCGGCATGACGCCGGCGACCACCGACCGGGCGCACCTGGCCCGGGCGGCCGTCGAGGGGATGCTCTGCGCCCTCGCCGACGGACTGGCCGCGGTGCAGGACACCGGGGTGACCGTCGAGCGGCTGCTGCTCATCGGCGGCGCTGCTCGGAACCCGGCGGTCCGGACCGTCGCCGCGCAGGTGTTCGGCCGTGACGTCCTGGTGCCGGAGCCCGGCGAGTACGTCGCCGCAGGGGCTGCGAAGCAGGCCGCGTGGGCGCTCACCGGTGCCCTGCCGACGTGGGACACCGCGACGACCACCGTGCCGTCCGACCCGCACCCCGATGTGCTCGAGCAGTACCGCGCCGTGGCGCGCTGA
- a CDS encoding Gfo/Idh/MocA family oxidoreductase — translation MGSTVNEGVLRVGVVGVGVISQQYFEHFPALPGLELAAVADLDVARAEAVGTAQGVRGTSVDDLLAADDVDVVLNLTIPAAHADVATRALAAGKHVYGEKPLAMSTAEAAPVLEAARAAGLRVGSAPDTVLGTGIQTARAALDDGLVGTPVGAAVSWSAPGHELWHPAPAFYYQPGGGPLLDMGPYYLTSLVTFFGPVVRVSGSATRSTRERTVATGPNAGTPIPVDIDTHIVAILEHENGVVSTVTVSFEVWATRAPLFEVYGTAGTLGVPDPNRFSDTVSIATADDRTWRDLPVAAGYADAGRGYGLADMAHALATERPHRASGDLAFHVLEVMEAVSAAARDHAVVDVHSRVERPATVPAGSAPGSW, via the coding sequence GTGGGCAGCACGGTGAACGAAGGGGTGCTCCGGGTCGGCGTGGTCGGCGTGGGCGTGATCAGCCAGCAGTACTTCGAGCACTTCCCGGCCCTGCCCGGCCTCGAGCTCGCCGCGGTCGCCGACCTCGACGTCGCCCGGGCCGAGGCCGTCGGTACGGCACAGGGCGTGCGGGGCACGAGCGTCGACGACCTGCTCGCCGCCGACGACGTCGACGTGGTGCTCAACCTGACGATCCCGGCCGCGCACGCCGACGTCGCCACCCGCGCGCTCGCCGCCGGCAAGCACGTCTACGGCGAGAAGCCGCTGGCGATGTCGACGGCCGAGGCCGCCCCGGTGCTCGAGGCCGCCCGCGCCGCCGGCCTGCGCGTCGGCAGCGCCCCGGACACCGTCCTCGGCACCGGCATCCAGACCGCGCGGGCCGCCCTCGACGACGGCCTGGTCGGCACCCCGGTCGGGGCCGCCGTCTCGTGGAGTGCTCCCGGTCACGAGCTCTGGCACCCGGCGCCGGCGTTCTACTACCAGCCGGGCGGCGGACCGCTCCTCGACATGGGGCCGTACTACCTGACGAGCCTCGTCACGTTCTTCGGGCCGGTCGTCCGGGTCAGCGGCAGTGCCACCCGCTCCACCCGGGAACGCACCGTCGCGACCGGGCCGAACGCCGGCACGCCGATCCCGGTCGACATCGACACGCACATCGTCGCGATCCTCGAGCACGAGAACGGCGTGGTCTCCACCGTCACCGTCTCGTTCGAGGTCTGGGCCACCCGCGCACCGCTCTTCGAGGTGTACGGCACCGCCGGCACCCTGGGCGTCCCGGACCCGAACCGGTTCTCGGACACCGTGTCGATCGCCACCGCGGACGACCGCACCTGGCGCGACCTGCCGGTCGCCGCCGGGTACGCCGACGCCGGCCGCGGCTACGGGCTCGCCGACATGGCGCACGCGCTCGCGACGGAGCGGCCGCACCGGGCCTCCGGCGACCTGGCGTTCCACGTGCTCGAGGTCATGGAGGCGGTCTCGGCCGCCGCCCGTGACCACGCGGTCGTCGACGTGCACTCGCGCGTCGAGCGACCCGCCACCGTCCCCGCCGGGTCCGCACCCGGATCCTGGTGA
- a CDS encoding MarR family transcriptional regulator: MTGAGDDELVAAFDAVVRAQATLAAELSARTGVHERALQALTLISDTGYSTPTEVAGYLRLTSGAVTNMVDRLTTAGLIERLPNPADRRGSLLRLTDAGTEVVADLRRRYTDALRAVAGEDPGTLQATLAGLANALLESAVASHTTAQDGAE; this comes from the coding sequence ATGACGGGTGCCGGGGACGACGAACTGGTCGCTGCCTTCGACGCGGTCGTCCGCGCGCAGGCGACCCTCGCGGCCGAGCTCAGCGCCCGCACCGGCGTCCACGAGCGGGCACTGCAGGCCCTCACGCTCATCAGCGACACCGGGTACTCGACGCCCACCGAGGTCGCCGGTTACCTGCGCCTGACGTCGGGCGCGGTCACGAACATGGTCGACCGGCTCACCACGGCCGGGCTGATCGAGCGGCTGCCGAACCCGGCGGACCGTCGCGGCTCGCTGCTCCGGCTGACGGACGCCGGCACCGAGGTCGTGGCGGACCTCCGGCGCCGCTACACCGACGCGCTGCGGGCGGTCGCCGGCGAGGACCCGGGAACGCTGCAGGCCACGCTCGCCGGTCTCGCGAACGCGCTGCTCGAGAGCGCCGTCGCGTCGCACACGACCGCGCAGGACGGGGCCGAGTAG
- a CDS encoding Gfo/Idh/MocA family oxidoreductase, whose protein sequence is MASVSTAQQRLRVAMVGHGFMGAAHSQAWRTAPRFFDLGAEPEMAVIVGRDAGRTEAARQQYGWQAASTDWRAVVADPDVDVVDVVSPGSSHVEIAIAALEAGKHVLCEKPLANTVAEAEAMTAAADAARARGVRAMVGFSYRRVPAIAFARQLVQDGRIGTVRQVRALYLQDWLADADGPMTWRLDKSLAGSGALGDIGAHAIDLVEHVTGGSLATVSGTLETFVTERPLMAEGVGLSGTASEERGQVTVDDAAFFTARLTGGAADGAIGTFEATRYAPGRKNGLTLEISGSEGAIQFDLEAMNELRLYESNAPAGEQGFRRILVTEPEHPYMAAWWPTGHLIGYEHTFSHQVKDFVDAIVAGTDPSPSFADGLHVQRVLDAVERSAAAGSSWTVTS, encoded by the coding sequence ATGGCAAGTGTGTCGACGGCACAGCAACGACTGCGGGTCGCCATGGTCGGGCACGGCTTCATGGGAGCCGCGCACTCACAGGCGTGGCGGACCGCTCCCCGGTTCTTCGACCTCGGCGCCGAACCCGAGATGGCGGTGATCGTCGGGCGTGATGCCGGACGCACCGAGGCCGCCCGGCAGCAGTACGGCTGGCAGGCAGCGTCCACCGACTGGCGTGCCGTCGTCGCCGACCCGGACGTCGACGTGGTCGACGTCGTGTCCCCGGGGTCGTCGCACGTCGAGATCGCGATCGCCGCGCTCGAGGCCGGCAAGCACGTCCTGTGCGAGAAACCGCTCGCCAACACCGTCGCCGAGGCCGAGGCGATGACCGCCGCCGCCGACGCAGCACGTGCGCGGGGTGTCCGGGCGATGGTCGGGTTCAGCTACCGCCGGGTGCCGGCCATCGCGTTCGCCCGGCAGCTCGTGCAGGACGGCCGGATCGGCACCGTCCGCCAGGTCCGCGCGCTCTACCTGCAGGACTGGCTCGCCGACGCCGACGGCCCGATGACCTGGCGGCTCGACAAGTCGCTCGCCGGTTCCGGCGCACTCGGCGACATCGGTGCGCACGCGATCGACCTCGTCGAGCACGTCACCGGCGGTTCGCTCGCCACGGTGTCCGGCACGCTCGAGACCTTCGTCACCGAGCGGCCGCTCATGGCCGAGGGCGTCGGGCTGTCCGGCACCGCCTCCGAGGAGCGCGGCCAGGTCACGGTCGACGACGCCGCGTTCTTCACCGCACGGCTGACCGGCGGCGCGGCGGACGGTGCGATCGGCACGTTCGAGGCGACGCGCTACGCGCCCGGCCGGAAGAACGGCCTGACGCTCGAGATCAGCGGGTCCGAAGGCGCGATCCAGTTCGACCTCGAGGCGATGAACGAACTCCGGCTGTACGAGTCGAACGCCCCTGCGGGGGAGCAGGGCTTCCGCCGGATCCTGGTCACCGAACCCGAGCACCCCTACATGGCCGCGTGGTGGCCGACCGGGCACCTCATCGGCTACGAGCACACCTTCAGCCACCAGGTGAAGGACTTCGTCGACGCCATCGTCGCCGGCACCGACCCGTCGCCGTCGTTCGCCGACGGCCTGCACGTGCAGCGGGTCCTCGACGCCGTCGAGCGCAGCGCCGCCGCCGGCAGCAGCTGGACGGTGACCTCGTGA
- a CDS encoding acetylxylan esterase codes for MPLTDLPLDALRAHRSDVRRPADFDAFWADTIAAARTAGDGVETTLVPAETPVTGLVVEDLTFPGFAGDPVRAWVTRPLSPADARLPVVVEFLGYGGGRGRPGERVGWALAGFVHVVMDTRGQGSGWAGGDTPDPHGSGPHASGWMTNGIGSPADHYYRRVYTDAVRLVEAVRTLPGVDPERVALTGGSQGGGITIAAAALVEAHVGPLTAVMPDVAFLADWRNGTDVAVGGPYLELAQYLAVHRDAADTVWETAAYLDGVNHAPGITAPALFSVALMDDVVPPRTTFAAYNALGSDDREIAVYPYNGHEGGGFRHWERQVAFLRERG; via the coding sequence GTGCCACTGACCGACCTGCCCCTCGACGCGCTCCGCGCCCACCGCTCGGACGTCCGTCGCCCCGCCGACTTCGACGCCTTCTGGGCGGACACGATCGCCGCCGCCCGGACCGCTGGTGACGGGGTCGAGACGACCCTCGTGCCGGCCGAGACCCCGGTGACCGGGCTCGTCGTCGAGGACCTGACGTTCCCCGGGTTCGCCGGCGACCCGGTCCGCGCCTGGGTCACGCGCCCGCTCAGCCCCGCGGACGCTCGACTGCCCGTCGTCGTCGAGTTCCTCGGGTACGGCGGCGGTCGCGGTCGACCCGGCGAGCGCGTCGGCTGGGCGCTGGCCGGGTTCGTGCACGTCGTCATGGACACCCGCGGCCAGGGCAGCGGGTGGGCCGGCGGCGACACCCCGGACCCGCACGGGTCGGGCCCGCACGCCAGCGGGTGGATGACGAACGGGATCGGATCGCCCGCCGACCACTACTACCGCCGCGTCTACACCGACGCCGTGCGGCTCGTCGAGGCGGTACGGACGCTGCCCGGCGTGGACCCGGAGCGCGTCGCCCTGACCGGTGGGAGCCAGGGCGGCGGCATCACGATCGCGGCGGCGGCACTGGTCGAGGCGCACGTCGGCCCGCTCACCGCGGTCATGCCGGACGTCGCGTTCCTGGCCGACTGGCGGAACGGCACCGACGTCGCGGTCGGTGGTCCGTACCTGGAGCTCGCGCAGTACCTCGCCGTGCACCGCGACGCCGCCGACACCGTGTGGGAGACCGCCGCGTACCTGGACGGCGTGAACCACGCCCCGGGGATCACCGCTCCCGCGCTGTTCTCGGTGGCGCTGATGGACGACGTCGTCCCGCCGCGCACGACGTTCGCCGCGTACAACGCCCTCGGCTCCGACGACCGCGAGATCGCGGTGTACCCGTACAACGGCCACGAGGGCGGCGGCTTCCGGCACTGGGAGCGGCAGGTGGCCTTCCTCCGCGAGCGCGGCTGA
- the xylA gene encoding xylose isomerase: MATTPTRADKFSFGLWTIGYNGSDPFGGPTRPALDVVEAVEKLDELGAYGLTFHDDDLFAFGSTDAERQTQIDRLKGALESTGIVVPMVTTNLFSAPVFKDGGFTSNDRQVRRFALRKVLRNIDLAAELGASTFVMWGGREGAEYDSAKDVQAALERYREAVNLLAQYVTDKGYGIRFAIEPKPNEPRGDILLPTLGHAIAFTETLERPEMFGINPEVGHEQMAGLNFTAGIAQALYQGKLFHIDLNGQRGIKYDQDLVFGHGDLQNAFSLVDLLEHGAPQGGPAYDGPRHFDYKPSRTEDITGVWDSASANMRMYLLLKERAQAFRADPEVQAALEASKVGELSTPTLDDGESYDTFLADRSAYEDFDADAYFGGKGFGFVRLQQLAIEHLMGAR; this comes from the coding sequence ATGGCAACGACGCCCACCCGTGCAGACAAGTTCTCCTTCGGTCTCTGGACCATCGGCTACAACGGCTCGGACCCCTTCGGCGGGCCGACCCGCCCCGCCCTCGACGTGGTCGAGGCGGTCGAGAAGCTCGACGAGCTCGGGGCCTACGGCCTGACCTTCCACGACGACGACCTGTTCGCGTTCGGTTCGACCGACGCCGAGCGCCAGACCCAGATCGACCGCCTCAAGGGCGCGCTCGAGTCGACCGGGATCGTCGTGCCGATGGTCACGACGAACCTGTTCTCCGCCCCCGTGTTCAAGGACGGCGGCTTCACCTCGAACGACCGGCAGGTCCGCCGCTTCGCGCTCCGCAAGGTCCTGCGCAACATCGACCTCGCCGCCGAGCTCGGCGCGTCGACGTTCGTGATGTGGGGCGGCCGCGAGGGCGCCGAGTACGACAGCGCGAAGGACGTGCAGGCCGCGCTCGAGCGCTACCGCGAGGCCGTCAACCTGCTCGCGCAGTACGTCACCGACAAGGGCTACGGCATCCGCTTCGCCATCGAGCCGAAGCCGAACGAGCCCCGCGGCGACATCCTGCTGCCGACCCTCGGCCACGCGATCGCCTTCACCGAGACGCTCGAGCGTCCGGAGATGTTCGGCATCAACCCCGAGGTCGGCCACGAGCAGATGGCGGGCCTGAACTTCACGGCGGGCATCGCCCAGGCGCTCTACCAGGGCAAGCTCTTCCACATCGACCTGAACGGCCAGCGCGGCATCAAGTACGACCAGGACCTGGTGTTCGGTCACGGCGACCTGCAGAACGCGTTCTCGCTCGTCGACCTGCTCGAGCACGGCGCCCCGCAGGGCGGCCCGGCGTACGACGGCCCGCGCCACTTCGACTACAAGCCGAGCCGCACCGAGGACATCACCGGCGTCTGGGACTCCGCGTCGGCCAACATGCGCATGTACCTGCTCCTCAAGGAGCGTGCGCAGGCGTTCCGCGCGGACCCCGAGGTGCAGGCGGCACTCGAGGCCTCGAAGGTCGGCGAGCTGTCGACGCCGACGCTGGACGACGGCGAGTCGTACGACACGTTCCTCGCCGACCGCTCCGCCTACGAGGACTTCGACGCCGACGCCTACTTCGGCGGCAAGGGCTTCGGCTTCGTCCGCCTGCAGCAGCTCGCCATCGAGCACCTCATGGGCGCTCGTTGA
- a CDS encoding HAD family hydrolase: MPNEPLSGIRGVVFDVGETLVDETATWTRHALVAGVTPFTLMAALGALIARNEDHRGVWSLLGVDDPTVGRSAGTIMPTELYPDALPCLQALRDAGWIVGIAGNQPTGVEERLRDVGLAADFTASSAAWGVAKPDRRFFERVVDASGLDARALLYVGDRLDNDVLPARSVGMRTAFLRRGPWGHLHADRAETALADLRVDSLTDLVPLLVRA; the protein is encoded by the coding sequence GTGCCGAACGAACCGCTCTCGGGGATCCGCGGTGTCGTGTTCGACGTCGGCGAGACCCTCGTCGACGAGACCGCGACCTGGACCCGTCACGCACTGGTCGCGGGGGTCACCCCCTTCACGCTGATGGCCGCCCTCGGCGCGCTCATCGCGCGGAACGAAGACCACCGAGGTGTCTGGTCGCTGCTCGGGGTCGACGACCCGACCGTCGGTCGCAGCGCCGGCACGATCATGCCGACCGAGCTCTACCCCGACGCGCTGCCCTGCCTCCAGGCGCTCCGCGACGCGGGCTGGATCGTCGGGATCGCCGGCAACCAGCCGACCGGTGTCGAGGAGCGGCTCCGGGACGTCGGTCTCGCGGCCGACTTCACTGCGTCGTCGGCGGCCTGGGGCGTCGCGAAGCCCGATCGCCGGTTCTTCGAGCGGGTCGTCGACGCGTCGGGCCTCGACGCTCGAGCGCTGTTGTACGTCGGCGACCGGCTCGACAACGACGTCCTGCCCGCGCGGTCCGTCGGCATGCGCACCGCGTTCCTGCGCCGCGGACCGTGGGGCCACCTGCACGCGGACCGTGCGGAGACGGCCCTCGCGGACCTGCGTGTCGATTCGCTGACCGACCTCGTCCCGTTGCTCGTCCGCGCCTGA
- a CDS encoding ThuA domain-containing protein — protein MSAADGTRQALVVRGGWDGHQPVETTDLFVPFLRDKGFAVRVSDSTAVYADESVMAEVDLIVQVVTMSTIADDEFAGLQRAVLGGAGLAGWHGGIADAFRNTADYLHMIGGQFAHHAGKHPDERAGEQSDNYIPYTVHVTDLGHEHPITQGIEDFDLVTEQYWVLSDEYNDVLATTTQEARDFDAWNRPVTAPAIWTRQWGEGRVFVSAPGHRLEVVESQPLRTIIERGLLWAAR, from the coding sequence GTGAGCGCCGCCGACGGCACACGCCAGGCCCTGGTCGTCCGCGGGGGCTGGGACGGCCACCAGCCCGTCGAGACCACCGACCTGTTCGTGCCGTTCCTGCGTGACAAAGGCTTCGCGGTCCGGGTGTCCGACTCGACGGCCGTCTACGCCGACGAGTCCGTCATGGCCGAGGTCGACCTGATCGTCCAGGTCGTCACGATGTCGACCATCGCCGACGACGAGTTCGCCGGGCTGCAACGCGCCGTGCTGGGCGGTGCGGGTCTGGCCGGGTGGCACGGCGGCATCGCCGACGCGTTCCGGAACACCGCCGACTACCTGCACATGATCGGCGGCCAGTTCGCGCACCACGCGGGCAAGCACCCCGACGAACGGGCCGGCGAGCAGTCGGACAACTACATCCCGTACACGGTGCACGTCACCGACCTCGGGCACGAGCACCCGATCACGCAGGGCATCGAGGACTTCGACCTCGTCACCGAGCAGTACTGGGTGCTGTCCGACGAGTACAACGACGTCCTCGCGACCACCACGCAGGAGGCCCGCGACTTCGACGCGTGGAACCGGCCGGTGACCGCACCGGCGATCTGGACCCGACAGTGGGGCGAGGGCCGCGTGTTCGTGTCGGCTCCCGGGCACCGACTCGAGGTCGTCGAGTCGCAACCGCTCCGCACCATCATCGAACGGGGGCTGCTGTGGGCAGCACGGTGA
- a CDS encoding S26 family signal peptidase has protein sequence MSQATVVPLSGTLTRPLLGEPSATRFESGIAWLVALVAALLLAGAALFLTSGGRWFVVETPSMGEAAPVGTLVLDLPVDASTLRVGDVVSFQVPANPDVTYTHRVVSIDPDGGLHTRGDVNGATDPWTLTQDNVVGAPMLLVPHLGWLFRAAPILVIGTLLIWLLTSPFTDRVTRGSLRIAGSALTVAYAAFVLKPFVNVTTITNTATPHSVTATVVSSGIFPVRVDAHGGTSVHLVDGQVGRVHIDQLTANGHYQLHSTIDLGPAGWALLIAACLVPLVLCLSIGRVQTVQSA, from the coding sequence ATGAGCCAGGCAACGGTCGTGCCGCTGAGCGGAACGCTCACCCGCCCGCTCCTCGGCGAACCGTCGGCCACGCGCTTCGAGTCCGGGATCGCCTGGCTGGTCGCCCTCGTCGCCGCACTCCTGCTCGCCGGCGCCGCGCTCTTCCTGACGAGCGGCGGTCGCTGGTTCGTCGTCGAGACCCCCTCGATGGGCGAGGCCGCCCCGGTCGGCACCCTCGTCCTCGACCTGCCGGTGGACGCCTCCACCCTGCGGGTCGGCGACGTCGTGTCGTTCCAGGTCCCCGCGAACCCGGACGTGACCTACACGCACCGCGTCGTCTCGATCGACCCGGACGGCGGCCTGCACACCCGCGGTGACGTCAACGGCGCGACCGACCCGTGGACGCTCACGCAGGACAACGTCGTCGGTGCGCCGATGCTCCTCGTCCCGCACCTCGGCTGGCTGTTCCGCGCCGCACCGATCCTGGTGATCGGCACCCTGCTCATCTGGCTGCTGACGAGCCCCTTCACCGACCGCGTCACGCGCGGCTCGCTCCGGATCGCGGGCAGCGCGCTGACCGTCGCCTACGCGGCCTTCGTCCTCAAGCCCTTCGTGAACGTCACGACCATCACGAACACCGCCACCCCGCACTCGGTCACGGCCACGGTGGTCTCCTCCGGCATCTTCCCCGTCCGCGTCGACGCGCACGGCGGCACGAGCGTGCACCTGGTGGACGGCCAGGTCGGACGCGTGCACATCGACCAGCTCACCGCGAACGGGCACTACCAGCTGCACTCGACGATCGACCTCGGTCCGGCCGGGTGGGCGCTGCTCATCGCCGCCTGCCTGGTCCCGCTCGTGCTCTGCCTGTCGATCGGGCGCGTCCAGACGGTGCAGTCCGCATGA
- a CDS encoding sugar phosphate isomerase/epimerase family protein, which translates to MTTTTDASDTTETTRASRPVTLFTGQWADLPFEEVARLAGEWGYDGLEIACWGDHLDVRRAATDPSYVAERKAILERNGLQVWTIANHLTGQAVCDDPIDQRHEDILAPHVWGDGDPEGVRQRAAEELQWTARAAAALGVDTVTGFSGSSIWKTVAGFPPVPPSMIDAGYQDFHDRWSPILDVFEEVGVRFALEVHPSEIAYDYWTARRALDVFADRPAFGFNFDPSHFVWQDLDPAAFLLDFADRVYHVHCKESVKQLDGRNGRLGSHLPWGDPRRGWDFVTAGHGDVPWERVFRVLNHIGYAGPTSVEWEDAGMDRLVGGPEALAFVRRLGTIAPPEAAFDAAFSRSR; encoded by the coding sequence ATGACGACGACGACGGACGCGAGCGACACGACGGAGACGACCCGGGCCTCCCGGCCGGTCACCCTGTTCACCGGACAGTGGGCCGACCTGCCCTTCGAGGAGGTCGCCCGGCTCGCCGGCGAGTGGGGCTACGACGGACTCGAGATCGCCTGCTGGGGCGACCACCTGGACGTCCGGCGCGCCGCGACGGACCCTTCGTACGTCGCCGAGCGCAAGGCGATCCTGGAACGCAACGGGCTGCAGGTCTGGACCATCGCGAACCACCTGACCGGCCAGGCCGTGTGCGACGACCCCATCGACCAGCGGCACGAGGACATCCTCGCCCCGCACGTGTGGGGCGACGGCGACCCCGAGGGCGTGCGGCAGCGCGCCGCCGAGGAACTGCAGTGGACGGCCCGTGCCGCCGCGGCGCTCGGTGTCGACACCGTCACCGGCTTCTCCGGCTCGTCGATCTGGAAGACCGTCGCCGGGTTCCCGCCCGTACCGCCGTCGATGATCGACGCCGGGTACCAGGACTTCCACGACCGCTGGTCGCCGATCCTCGACGTCTTCGAGGAGGTCGGGGTCCGGTTCGCGCTCGAGGTGCACCCGTCCGAGATCGCGTACGACTACTGGACCGCTCGTCGGGCGTTGGACGTCTTCGCGGACCGGCCGGCGTTCGGGTTCAACTTCGACCCGTCGCACTTCGTCTGGCAGGACCTCGACCCCGCCGCGTTCCTGCTCGACTTCGCCGACCGGGTGTACCACGTGCACTGCAAGGAGTCGGTGAAGCAGCTCGACGGCCGCAACGGGCGACTGGGCTCACACCTGCCGTGGGGCGACCCCCGGCGCGGGTGGGACTTCGTCACCGCCGGCCACGGGGACGTGCCGTGGGAGCGGGTCTTCCGCGTGCTCAACCACATCGGCTACGCCGGCCCGACCAGCGTCGAATGGGAGGACGCCGGCATGGACCGACTCGTCGGCGGGCCCGAAGCGCTGGCGTTCGTCCGGCGGCTCGGCACCATCGCGCCGCCCGAGGCCGCCTTCGACGCCGCGTTCAGCCGCTCACGCTGA